A genomic window from Sphingobacterium spiritivorum includes:
- a CDS encoding arylsulfatase has protein sequence MINLQKIRLLTAAFLCLSTIGLQAQERKPNIVFILADDLGYGDLGAYGQKKIQTPNIDRLAAEGMKFEQFYAGTSVCAPSRSSLMTGQHTGHTYIRGNREIEPEGQQPLADSVQTFVQLLQKAGYATGAFGKWGLGMVGTTGAPDQKGFDEFYGYNCQRQSHRYFPTHLWHNDQRVELQGNDLKNKVQYAPALIQEQTLRFIDAHKDEPFFLFIPTVLPHAELSGIDDEHYQKYASRFEETPHKGNDYGPGATVTGYASVEKPRATFASMVSRMDAYVGQVLKKLDDLGLTENTIVIFSSDNGAHREGGADPVFFNSSGGLRGYKRDLYEGGIRTPFIVKWPHKVKSHSTSEFTGAFWDVMPTLLDITGAGKARYTDGVSLVPTLLGKTNEQQQHPYLYWEFQEDGGRQAVRAGDWKAVKLQVKNKQKTVTELYNLKKDPAEKKNVAAENPERVRQLENIMNQAHTANPYFTF, from the coding sequence ATGATAAACCTTCAAAAAATCAGACTGCTTACTGCAGCTTTTTTGTGTTTGAGCACAATCGGACTACAGGCTCAGGAGAGAAAGCCGAATATTGTGTTTATTCTGGCCGATGACCTAGGCTACGGTGATCTCGGTGCGTATGGACAGAAGAAGATACAGACGCCTAATATTGATCGTTTGGCTGCAGAAGGAATGAAATTTGAACAATTCTATGCCGGCACCTCCGTATGTGCGCCTTCCCGATCTTCATTAATGACTGGCCAGCACACCGGTCATACCTATATCCGTGGCAACAGGGAAATTGAGCCGGAAGGACAACAGCCTCTTGCGGATTCCGTACAGACTTTTGTGCAGTTGCTTCAGAAAGCCGGCTATGCTACAGGAGCCTTTGGCAAGTGGGGTTTGGGTATGGTCGGCACGACAGGAGCACCGGATCAAAAGGGTTTTGATGAATTTTACGGATACAATTGTCAAAGGCAATCCCACCGTTATTTTCCTACCCATTTGTGGCACAATGATCAGCGTGTGGAACTTCAGGGAAATGATCTTAAAAATAAGGTGCAATATGCACCTGCATTAATTCAGGAACAGACACTCCGGTTTATAGATGCGCATAAGGATGAACCATTCTTCCTGTTTATTCCTACCGTACTGCCACATGCCGAATTATCCGGCATTGACGATGAACATTATCAGAAATATGCTTCACGGTTTGAAGAAACTCCACATAAAGGCAATGATTATGGTCCCGGAGCTACCGTTACCGGATATGCTTCTGTTGAAAAGCCAAGAGCAACTTTTGCCAGTATGGTCAGCAGGATGGATGCTTATGTAGGACAGGTATTGAAAAAGCTGGATGATCTCGGACTTACAGAGAATACAATCGTTATATTTTCCAGTGATAACGGAGCACATCGTGAAGGAGGTGCAGATCCTGTTTTCTTTAACAGTTCGGGAGGTCTCAGAGGATACAAGCGGGATCTCTATGAAGGAGGTATCCGTACCCCTTTTATTGTCAAATGGCCTCATAAAGTAAAATCCCATAGTACAAGTGAATTTACCGGCGCCTTCTGGGATGTAATGCCTACTCTTTTAGATATTACAGGAGCCGGGAAAGCCCGATATACCGATGGTGTATCTTTAGTGCCAACACTGTTGGGCAAAACAAATGAGCAACAGCAGCATCCTTATTTGTACTGGGAATTTCAAGAAGACGGTGGCCGCCAGGCTGTGCGCGCAGGAGACTGGAAAGCTGTCAAACTACAGGTAAAGAATAAGCAAAAGACCGTTACAGAACTATATAATCTAAAGAAAGATCCTGCCGAAAAAAAGAATGTCGCAGCAGAAAATCCTGAACGGGTAAGGCAGCTGGAAAACATTATGAATCAGGCACACACAGCTAATCCTTATTTTACGTTTTAG
- a CDS encoding sialidase family protein → MKRNLLIALLSGGILMNLSFVTDTEVTKEGEEKIVFASGKDGYESYRIPAVIKAANGDILAFSEGRVAHAGDFGDIDIVMKRSTDKGKTWSTLDKVVDYGNLQAGNPAPVLDMTDPEYPKGRIFLFYNTGNNHEGEIRKGNGVREVWYITSTDQGETWSSAVNITTQVHRPNAPSFHPAYTFKEDWRSYANTPGHAMQFESGRYKGRIFVSANHSAGNPQAAFKDYQAHGYYTDDHGKTFHLGATVLAEGGNESIAAQISGGRLLMNSRNQQGQVRNRLISVSTDGGASWDTTYFDKDLPDPVNQGSILSLSGKKQLLAFSNAASKTQRDSLTLRVSKDDGKTWFYNKRIATAPAGYKGDYAAYSDLVQLDAKRIGVLYEKDNYKNIVFQPVKWH, encoded by the coding sequence ATGAAAAGAAATTTATTAATTGCGCTGCTTTCAGGTGGTATTCTGATGAATCTTTCCTTCGTTACTGATACGGAAGTCACAAAAGAAGGAGAGGAGAAGATTGTATTTGCATCCGGAAAAGACGGATACGAAAGTTATCGTATTCCAGCTGTTATCAAGGCTGCGAATGGTGATATCTTAGCTTTCAGTGAAGGAAGAGTGGCGCATGCCGGAGACTTTGGAGATATCGATATCGTAATGAAAAGAAGTACGGATAAGGGAAAGACATGGTCAACTCTGGATAAAGTAGTGGACTATGGAAACTTACAGGCAGGCAATCCTGCTCCCGTGCTGGATATGACGGATCCAGAGTATCCGAAAGGACGTATCTTTTTGTTCTACAATACAGGAAACAATCACGAGGGTGAAATCCGTAAAGGGAATGGTGTGCGGGAAGTCTGGTACATCACCTCTACAGATCAGGGAGAAACCTGGTCCTCTGCAGTTAATATAACGACTCAGGTACACCGACCAAATGCACCGTCATTTCATCCGGCCTATACCTTTAAAGAAGACTGGAGAAGCTATGCCAATACTCCGGGACATGCTATGCAGTTTGAGTCCGGAAGATATAAAGGACGCATCTTTGTATCTGCCAATCATTCTGCCGGTAATCCTCAGGCTGCTTTTAAAGATTATCAGGCACATGGTTACTATACGGATGATCACGGCAAGACATTTCATCTGGGAGCTACTGTACTGGCTGAAGGTGGCAATGAATCCATTGCTGCGCAGATCAGCGGGGGCCGGTTGCTGATGAATAGCAGAAATCAGCAAGGTCAGGTGCGTAACAGGTTAATAAGCGTCAGTACTGACGGAGGAGCAAGTTGGGATACTACTTACTTTGATAAGGATCTTCCGGACCCTGTCAATCAGGGAAGCATATTATCACTGAGTGGAAAAAAACAACTGCTGGCTTTCAGTAATGCAGCAAGTAAGACACAAAGAGACAGCCTGACACTGCGTGTAAGCAAGGATGACGGAAAAACCTGGTTTTATAATAAGCGGATTGCAACAGCTCCCGCAGGATATAAGGGCGATTATGCCGCATATTCTGATCTGGTACAGCTGGATGCTAAACGGATAGGCGTGCTGTATGAAAAAGATAATTATAAGAATATCGTATTTCAGCCCGTGAAGTGGCATTAA
- the msrA gene encoding peptide-methionine (S)-S-oxide reductase MsrA, which produces MTLIIFTLSIGLVRSKNTTSVPQTERGNTQEIYFAGGCFWGTEHFFKQINGVKSTEVGYANGKTKNPTYDIVSHTKSGYAETVKVRYDPEKVALKTLIELYFKTIDPTSLNRQGNDIGEQYRTGIYYKDEKDLSVIKTCIAALSKNYLKPLAIEVKPLTNFYKAEDYHQDYLDKNPQGYCHIDPALFEMARKANQDTTKNKGKDSKKTSTH; this is translated from the coding sequence ATGACTTTAATAATCTTCACGCTGAGTATCGGACTTGTCAGGAGTAAAAACACGACTTCAGTCCCTCAGACAGAGCGAGGTAATACGCAGGAAATTTATTTTGCAGGAGGATGTTTCTGGGGAACGGAGCATTTTTTCAAACAAATCAACGGTGTGAAAAGCACTGAGGTGGGATATGCAAACGGAAAGACCAAAAATCCGACCTATGATATCGTCTCCCATACCAAGAGCGGATATGCCGAAACTGTAAAAGTGCGCTATGATCCGGAAAAGGTAGCTCTCAAAACACTGATAGAACTTTATTTTAAAACGATAGATCCGACCAGTCTGAATCGTCAGGGTAATGATATTGGAGAACAATACAGGACAGGTATATATTACAAAGACGAAAAGGATCTTTCTGTAATCAAAACATGTATAGCTGCACTATCCAAAAATTATTTAAAGCCACTGGCCATAGAAGTAAAACCATTGACTAATTTTTACAAAGCGGAAGACTATCATCAGGATTATCTGGACAAAAATCCACAAGGTTATTGCCATATTGACCCCGCACTGTTCGAAATGGCGAGAAAAGCCAATCAGGATACCACAAAAAATAAAGGTAAGGATTCGAAAAAGACCAGCACACACTAA
- a CDS encoding DUF417 family protein: MESLISTSRSRPTVMYRAGYFISLAGSVLILLWIGIYKFTAVEAEAIRPLMEQHPLLSWMYSIFTIQQVSNIIGITEILLALVLILSIKWIKLRKIASIGMIITFVLTLSFLFTTSGMWKFREGIPTTDFFILKDLLLLGFGLMLPSLPSPIRTN; this comes from the coding sequence ATGGAATCTTTAATTTCGACATCCCGCAGCAGACCAACAGTCATGTACAGAGCCGGATATTTTATTTCACTGGCAGGAAGTGTTCTTATACTCCTCTGGATAGGAATTTATAAGTTTACTGCTGTAGAGGCCGAGGCGATCAGACCACTGATGGAACAACATCCATTACTTTCCTGGATGTACAGTATCTTTACTATACAACAGGTGTCCAACATCATAGGTATTACAGAAATATTACTGGCACTTGTATTGATACTGAGTATAAAATGGATCAAATTGAGAAAAATAGCATCTATCGGTATGATTATCACATTTGTGCTTACCCTGAGCTTCCTTTTCACCACTTCGGGAATGTGGAAATTCAGAGAAGGCATTCCGACAACAGACTTTTTTATCCTTAAAGATCTGCTGTTGCTTGGATTTGGCCTTATGCTTCCTTCTCTGCCATCCCCTATCCGTACGAACTAA
- a CDS encoding sigma-70 family RNA polymerase sigma factor, with protein sequence MSSSQKDVELWIENYSGSLLRQAYFLLANKEDAEDLVQDVFMTAFLMKDRYQGKSSPLTWLKGILNHKAADLYRRKYKGNETVSMDYFFDENGSWRDQDVRHHWDISTDTSASLLDNENFNKSLQECLQALPQKWGFLIRQCYIQQKKAEEICQEVSISTTNYWKILQRSRMQLRKCLDIKWFNNTNNA encoded by the coding sequence ATGAGTTCTTCCCAAAAAGATGTTGAACTATGGATCGAAAACTATTCCGGATCGCTACTGAGACAGGCTTATTTTTTATTGGCCAATAAAGAGGATGCGGAAGATCTGGTACAGGATGTTTTTATGACTGCTTTTCTGATGAAAGATCGTTATCAGGGAAAGAGTAGCCCGTTGACCTGGCTTAAAGGCATTTTAAACCACAAAGCCGCTGATCTGTACAGACGCAAATACAAGGGTAATGAAACTGTCAGTATGGATTACTTTTTTGATGAGAACGGAAGCTGGCGAGATCAGGATGTACGGCATCACTGGGATATCAGCACAGACACATCTGCATCTCTTCTGGATAATGAGAATTTCAATAAATCACTTCAGGAATGTCTTCAGGCACTCCCTCAGAAATGGGGATTTCTAATCAGGCAATGTTACATTCAACAAAAAAAAGCAGAAGAAATCTGTCAGGAAGTCAGTATTTCAACGACTAATTACTGGAAGATCCTGCAACGAAGCCGTATGCAGCTACGAAAATGCCTCGATATCAAATGGTTTAATAACACGAATAATGCTTGA
- a CDS encoding FecR family protein, with the protein MKNQEAKALLERYRNNRCTEEELNLLYSWYVLHNAEQPDSLSYSDWISLMDMQLTDRSVNRKIIRRKQIAVAASLVLFLSAGLLYYYRGQQASLPEDHSVIVQSVGNKAMLTLSGGEQISLEDAQQGDLARKSGIKVTKTADGEVVFTVADAHAVKEKAENTLSTPRGRQWQVRLADGSHVFLNAASSISFPSSFSGLKNRIVKLKGEAYFEIAKDKEHPFIVQTEKQHIEVLGTHFNVSNYQDDGYVRTTLLEGTVKIHTENASVADVLLKPGQGACYSGNTLQITEVDVEESVAWKNGEFSFADEDIYGIMRKIARWYDIEVVYVNKTNKATFDGKISVNRPLTKTLHLLKSTGKVDFQIKGRRVIVI; encoded by the coding sequence ATGAAAAATCAGGAAGCAAAAGCGCTATTGGAAAGATATCGTAACAATAGATGTACGGAAGAAGAATTAAATCTTCTGTATTCTTGGTATGTGCTGCATAATGCAGAACAGCCGGATAGTCTATCGTACAGTGATTGGATCTCGCTTATGGATATGCAACTCACCGACAGATCAGTCAACAGGAAGATCATTAGACGGAAACAGATAGCCGTGGCGGCATCCTTAGTACTTTTTTTAAGTGCAGGTCTGCTTTATTATTATAGAGGACAGCAGGCTTCCCTTCCGGAAGACCATTCTGTGATCGTACAATCAGTCGGGAATAAAGCCATGCTTACCTTATCCGGTGGTGAGCAGATTAGTCTGGAAGATGCACAGCAGGGTGATCTGGCCAGAAAATCAGGTATTAAAGTGACCAAAACAGCGGACGGAGAAGTCGTCTTTACTGTTGCGGATGCACATGCAGTAAAAGAGAAAGCGGAGAATACCCTTTCGACACCGAGGGGAAGACAATGGCAGGTGCGTTTAGCAGATGGGTCGCATGTGTTTCTTAACGCTGCATCTTCTATAAGCTTTCCAAGCTCTTTCTCCGGATTAAAGAACCGTATAGTCAAACTCAAAGGAGAGGCTTATTTTGAGATTGCAAAGGATAAAGAACATCCTTTTATTGTCCAAACGGAAAAACAACATATAGAAGTGCTGGGTACACATTTCAATGTAAGCAATTATCAGGATGACGGGTATGTCCGTACCACTCTGCTGGAAGGTACTGTAAAAATACATACTGAAAATGCTTCGGTAGCAGATGTATTATTGAAACCGGGGCAGGGGGCTTGTTATAGCGGCAATACACTACAGATAACAGAGGTAGATGTTGAAGAATCGGTAGCATGGAAAAACGGGGAATTTAGTTTTGCAGATGAAGATATCTATGGCATTATGCGCAAAATAGCACGATGGTATGATATAGAAGTTGTCTATGTCAATAAGACAAATAAGGCAACTTTTGACGGCAAAATATCCGTTAACAGACCACTGACAAAAACCTTACATCTGCTAAAATCAACAGGCAAAGTCGATTTTCAAATAAAAGGAAGGAGGGTGATCGTGATATAA
- a CDS encoding SusC/RagA family TonB-linked outer membrane protein — MKFHLNHLVSSQIRQIDRMRCLMRFHLTLFMLTTFFVQISTASYAQRISLNKTNAPLQQIFKEIGKQSGYDFVYSTELMKQAKNVTVNVSKASLKETLEACFTRQPLDYEIYDNSIIVKEKPVVSKVMIGYQTMQITVTGWVTDEKNKPIPGVTIRQANSKVTAITDSFGKYSIKISDRNEELIFTHIGYEVYKVKPGNENVIIAVLKPGKNELEDVVVTGLFSRPVENFTGAATTVTGKELREVNAMNVLQALKVFDPAIRMPDNIQMGSNPNTLPQISLRGTNNFPVQGGSAKIPSSGADFMSAYVSNPSMPLFILDGFEVSLQKIYDLDINRVASITILKDAVGTSAYGSRASNGVVVVETIRPKEGKLQLSYTSTLQITGPDLTSYKLLNAADKLDLEVKAGMYKDARLNPQNQLYYDKLYSKRRADVVMGVDTYWLSQPLQVGIGNKQSLYVEGGDEFIRYGVNFGYMANRGVMKGSSRKNYDGGMFLSYRKKSLLVRNQLNISANRADESPWGSFADYSSLNQYWSPYDEKGRIRKIMEIILNPGYLDYEDIVSNPMYNATLGTANYAKYVGFNNNTMLELRLDNGLRLTGKLGITSQKDQSDLFLPADHTDFVKMTDYNNPEYFNRGRYSKTNGSFLSYDAGLFIDYSRSINKHLIFGTWGISAAQQNSQSYGITVRGFPNTRLDEVFLGNGYQKDSRPIGKNNISRRASAFTSLNYTYNRRYLADFSFNIDGSTQFGARNRYAPFWAAGLGWNLHEENFMSELSKKTINRFKIRVGIGTTGNQQFPPFMGISTYQYNTSQDYLGMLGASLMGFGNESLRWQQTLKRNLGADISLLKDRIGIRIDAYLETTNDMLLDINTPPSLGVSSYKENVGRLQNRGIEGNVNVFILRNMEKSTTWSVFINGIHNQNKIIEISNSLKRMNQDNDAIRDPDGKLKQLRPQLRFEEGQSVNAIWAVRSAGIDPSNGREIFIKRNGDITYDWRASDKVIVGDALPKLRGNLGTNVNYKGIQLGLYFSYQWKGQLYNQTLADRIENANMSRNVDERVLLGRWQKPGDKTFFKGIVDLNGETVTTPTNATSRFLQQDNFIQLESLSLGYLFANKITAKWGLKNTRVSFQSNSLFRFATIKAERGLDYPFARNFTFNISTSL; from the coding sequence ATGAAATTTCACCTGAACCATTTGGTTTCAAGTCAGATCCGGCAAATCGATAGGATGAGATGTCTGATGCGTTTTCATCTGACTCTTTTTATGCTCACCACATTTTTTGTGCAAATTAGTACAGCCTCCTATGCGCAGAGGATAAGTTTGAATAAAACAAATGCACCACTACAGCAGATATTTAAAGAGATAGGTAAACAAAGTGGTTATGATTTCGTGTACAGTACGGAGCTGATGAAACAAGCTAAAAATGTAACTGTCAACGTAAGTAAAGCTTCTTTAAAAGAAACCTTGGAAGCATGTTTTACCCGACAACCTCTTGATTATGAAATCTATGATAACAGTATCATTGTCAAAGAAAAACCAGTGGTTTCAAAAGTAATGATAGGGTATCAGACAATGCAGATTACGGTTACGGGGTGGGTCACAGATGAAAAAAATAAACCTATTCCTGGAGTAACAATCAGGCAGGCTAACAGTAAGGTTACTGCCATCACCGACTCTTTCGGAAAATATAGTATAAAAATTTCGGATAGGAATGAAGAACTAATCTTCACACATATAGGGTACGAAGTATATAAAGTAAAACCGGGTAATGAAAATGTCATTATAGCTGTATTAAAACCAGGCAAAAATGAACTGGAAGATGTGGTCGTTACAGGATTGTTTTCTAGACCAGTTGAAAATTTTACAGGAGCGGCGACTACAGTTACCGGCAAGGAACTCCGGGAAGTCAATGCTATGAATGTATTGCAAGCCCTGAAAGTATTTGATCCCGCTATTCGCATGCCCGATAATATACAGATGGGCAGCAACCCTAATACACTCCCTCAAATCAGTTTACGGGGTACTAATAACTTTCCTGTGCAGGGAGGATCTGCTAAAATTCCCAGTTCAGGAGCTGATTTTATGTCCGCTTATGTATCTAATCCCAGTATGCCCCTGTTTATATTAGATGGTTTTGAGGTCAGTTTGCAAAAAATATATGATCTTGATATTAATCGTGTGGCCAGTATTACTATTCTGAAAGATGCTGTAGGTACTTCGGCTTATGGATCCAGAGCTTCAAATGGTGTAGTAGTAGTGGAGACTATTCGGCCTAAAGAAGGTAAATTACAGCTCAGCTATACCTCAACCCTGCAAATTACAGGGCCAGATCTTACTTCATATAAACTGTTAAATGCAGCCGACAAACTTGATCTGGAAGTGAAGGCAGGAATGTATAAAGATGCAAGACTGAACCCTCAGAACCAACTCTATTATGATAAGTTGTATTCAAAAAGAAGAGCCGATGTAGTAATGGGGGTCGATACCTATTGGCTGTCTCAACCTTTACAAGTAGGTATAGGTAATAAGCAGTCTTTATACGTAGAGGGAGGGGACGAATTTATTCGATATGGTGTAAATTTTGGATATATGGCAAATCGTGGTGTAATGAAGGGATCTTCAAGAAAAAACTACGATGGAGGAATGTTTTTATCTTACCGAAAGAAAAGCCTGTTGGTCAGAAATCAGTTAAATATCAGCGCCAACCGTGCTGACGAATCGCCGTGGGGAAGTTTTGCTGACTATTCATCTCTTAATCAATATTGGTCGCCATATGACGAAAAGGGCAGAATTAGAAAAATAATGGAAATTATTTTAAATCCAGGCTATTTAGATTATGAGGATATTGTTTCTAATCCCATGTACAATGCTACTTTAGGTACAGCAAACTATGCTAAGTATGTAGGCTTTAATAACAATACTATGCTGGAATTACGATTGGATAACGGTCTTAGATTAACCGGGAAATTGGGAATTACCAGCCAAAAAGATCAATCAGATCTCTTTCTGCCGGCAGATCATACTGATTTCGTCAAAATGACAGATTATAATAATCCGGAATATTTTAATAGGGGAAGATATAGCAAAACCAACGGCAGTTTTTTATCCTATGATGCAGGTCTCTTTATTGACTATAGTCGCAGTATTAATAAGCATCTTATTTTTGGTACATGGGGTATATCTGCCGCTCAGCAAAATAGCCAAAGCTATGGTATTACTGTCAGAGGTTTTCCAAATACCAGACTTGATGAGGTTTTTTTAGGAAACGGTTACCAAAAAGACAGTCGTCCCATCGGCAAAAATAATATCAGCAGGCGAGCTTCAGCATTCACCAGTCTAAACTATACTTATAACAGACGCTATCTTGCTGATTTTTCCTTCAATATCGACGGATCTACGCAATTTGGAGCCAGAAACCGTTATGCACCCTTTTGGGCTGCTGGTCTGGGCTGGAACCTGCATGAAGAAAATTTTATGTCAGAGCTGAGTAAGAAAACCATCAATCGATTCAAGATAAGAGTTGGAATAGGTACCACTGGAAATCAGCAGTTTCCACCTTTTATGGGGATAAGTACCTATCAGTATAATACTTCGCAGGACTATTTGGGTATGTTAGGGGCGTCATTAATGGGCTTTGGAAACGAATCTTTACGCTGGCAACAAACGTTAAAAAGAAATCTGGGAGCAGATATTTCTTTACTGAAAGACAGAATCGGTATACGTATCGATGCTTATCTGGAAACTACCAACGATATGCTATTAGACATTAATACACCCCCTTCATTAGGTGTAAGCAGTTATAAGGAAAATGTAGGAAGGCTTCAGAATAGAGGTATTGAAGGAAATGTCAATGTGTTTATTCTGCGAAATATGGAAAAATCTACCACCTGGAGTGTATTTATAAATGGCATTCACAACCAAAATAAAATAATAGAAATCTCCAATTCTTTAAAAAGGATGAATCAGGACAATGATGCTATCCGGGATCCTGACGGTAAGTTAAAGCAACTCAGACCACAGCTCAGATTTGAAGAAGGACAATCAGTGAATGCCATTTGGGCAGTGCGTTCTGCAGGTATAGATCCTAGCAACGGCCGGGAAATTTTTATTAAGAGAAATGGTGATATTACTTATGATTGGAGAGCATCTGATAAAGTGATTGTAGGGGATGCTCTGCCAAAGCTGAGAGGTAACCTGGGAACGAATGTTAACTACAAAGGCATACAGTTAGGCCTGTATTTTAGCTATCAATGGAAAGGACAATTGTACAACCAGACACTGGCGGACCGAATAGAGAATGCAAATATGTCTCGCAACGTTGATGAACGGGTATTGCTTGGAAGATGGCAAAAGCCGGGTGATAAAACTTTTTTTAAAGGTATAGTAGATCTTAACGGAGAGACTGTTACCACACCAACCAATGCTACTTCAAGGTTTTTACAACAAGACAATTTTATTCAGTTGGAAAGTCTTTCACTAGGCTACTTGTTTGCAAACAAAATCACTGCAAAATGGGGCTTGAAAAATACACGTGTAAGTTTTCAGTCTAATTCCTTATTCAGATTTGCAACTATAAAGGCCGAACGCGGATTAGATTACCCTTTTGCCCGAAACTTTACATTCAATATAAGTACCTCACTTTAA
- a CDS encoding RagB/SusD family nutrient uptake outer membrane protein, giving the protein MKLKNKYLFFFLLACSLYGTACTKWLDIRPKTEVSEVVLFENEQGFKDAMTGVYTQMASRDLYGRECTMGLIEVLAQNYDVSLNTHSYYQARNYNYNSIMTRPKIDFFWNSSYKAIANLNNLLKQIDQKQNVFSGINYQIIKGEALALRAFLHFDLLRAFGPVPVGNMDTEAIPYRKEFDMNIRPSLSLRQVTDECINDLNAAGKLLAADKNVYYGHSDVYRSFTRNHMNYWAVTGLMARIYLYRDEKVLAYQKAKEVIDAKKFPFISSSAISNSNSAPDRTFSTEHLLAVYVANLREINDELFRATVDASQILNNTNDFINTRFETRFGGSTDYRYLNLWKTDGPTATKYPVKYRFDDIGSNASATTIKRVPLIRLSEMYYICAETSNDKDEKIDLLNEVRANRGLRALLKTLSDEDIENELFKEYKKEFYQEGQLFYYYKRKNKLKIDGYGPEVSSKIYVLPLPDDEIEYVTE; this is encoded by the coding sequence ATGAAACTAAAAAATAAATATTTGTTCTTCTTCTTACTTGCCTGTAGCCTGTACGGTACGGCATGTACAAAATGGCTCGATATAAGGCCTAAAACTGAGGTAAGTGAAGTTGTGCTGTTTGAAAATGAACAAGGATTCAAAGATGCAATGACTGGTGTATATACCCAAATGGCCTCCCGTGATCTCTACGGACGGGAGTGCACAATGGGGCTCATTGAAGTCCTTGCCCAAAATTATGACGTTAGTCTCAATACACATAGTTATTATCAGGCCAGAAACTACAATTACAATAGTATAATGACGAGACCTAAAATTGATTTTTTCTGGAATTCGTCTTATAAAGCTATAGCCAACCTTAATAACTTATTGAAACAAATAGATCAAAAACAGAATGTGTTTAGCGGAATCAATTATCAGATCATCAAAGGGGAGGCGCTGGCATTAAGAGCTTTTTTACACTTTGATCTGTTGAGAGCCTTTGGTCCTGTACCTGTTGGTAATATGGATACCGAGGCTATTCCATACCGAAAAGAGTTTGATATGAATATCAGACCTTCGCTCAGCCTGAGACAAGTAACCGATGAATGTATCAATGATCTTAATGCAGCCGGCAAACTATTGGCAGCTGACAAAAACGTCTACTATGGACACAGTGACGTATATAGATCCTTTACCCGTAATCATATGAACTACTGGGCTGTAACCGGCCTAATGGCAAGAATATATTTGTACAGGGACGAAAAAGTACTGGCATATCAAAAGGCTAAGGAAGTGATCGATGCAAAAAAATTTCCTTTTATAAGCTCTTCTGCTATCAGCAACAGTAATTCTGCCCCTGACAGAACCTTCAGCACCGAACATTTGCTTGCAGTTTATGTAGCCAATCTACGAGAAATTAACGATGAATTATTCAGAGCAACAGTGGATGCCAGCCAGATACTTAATAACACAAATGATTTTATCAACACTCGTTTTGAAACCAGATTTGGAGGAAGTACAGATTACCGGTACCTGAATTTATGGAAAACAGATGGTCCAACAGCCACAAAATATCCTGTAAAGTATCGGTTTGATGATATTGGCAGTAATGCCAGCGCTACTACAATAAAGAGAGTTCCTTTGATCAGGCTTTCTGAAATGTACTATATCTGTGCTGAGACGAGCAACGATAAAGATGAAAAAATTGACCTCCTGAATGAAGTAAGAGCAAACCGGGGGTTACGTGCGTTATTAAAAACTTTATCAGATGAAGATATTGAAAATGAGCTTTTTAAGGAGTATAAAAAAGAATTTTATCAGGAGGGTCAACTCTTTTACTACTACAAACGCAAAAATAAGTTGAAGATAGATGGTTACGGGCCTGAGGTTAGCAGCAAAATATATGTACTGCCATTACCTGACGATGAAATAGAATATGTCACTGAATAA